Proteins encoded in a region of the Phoenix dactylifera cultivar Barhee BC4 chromosome 3, palm_55x_up_171113_PBpolish2nd_filt_p, whole genome shotgun sequence genome:
- the LOC103708038 gene encoding uncharacterized protein LOC103708038 yields MEESKDAEPSARVQIVEQSDGFGIVIGDSHGSSFFGPQRAISDLRSINSDDAAGPSGRRHGDDAPEKKLTLFALRLAVLEKAASGLGALGFIWATVVLLGGFAITLERKDFWCITVILLIEGTRIFSRSHELEWQHQATWSLAQAGRSSFRAIKSSSQLFFHALLTIFRPFPIESGRIAGDVGKVSEAPRRGVAARRTWHTSDVPLLPYAGWVFLSRNVSRLLYWLQLVSASSCVSLSLMRLVEQDYGVVQVDDTDNKKNRRSALNIFYGLALAEALFFLAERAYLEWKVSYCRLLDQVSMECHLGAYGMVSIKRFFYDAYSKCINGSIFDGLKMDLITFAEELLASSSRDEQLIGARILLKFSTSRRFADAALRKIGTSTLVIERLIEMLNWKNSAEEELRQSAAVLVSKLAGKKQNALRVAGIPGAMESISSLLYTGLRCSDEAGHRCFVANRPNCETSVFNLLGLLILKKLANDHDNCGKIGHTRGLLAKIIDFTGGGRRLGRKEGVSESQIEAVKRSLQVVKMLASTPGSTGRALRHEISEIVFTVSNIREILQYGENHIMLQKLGIEILTSLAMDEEARERIGGTGGIVKELLRIFFRTGFTEEQNSVKVEAGEALAMLALENKQNCDRILKEAGVMERLVSSLSDPVLRIHSSRILRNLCSYAGTECFFQLRGVTAGTTMVLKVILVEGMELLEVSLGLAVEIIKLMSPEEYNVELAKAGIKETEFPEKLVQILNKYNYPSIKVPRIRRFVIELAIWMMKSDGRYIRMFRDLGMEKELKHVLETTSELECFNVFSGSVGLSRHNTALCSLVNIALEMMGTK; encoded by the exons ATGGAAGAGTCGAAGGACGCCGAGCCGAGCGCGCGGGTGCAAATCGTCGAGCAGTCCGATGGATTCGGCATCGTGATTGGCGACAGCCATGGCTCCAGCTTTTTTGGGCCTCAGAGAGCGATAAGCGACCTGCGGAGCATCAACAGCGACGATGCTGCCGGCCCCTCCGGAAGGAGGCATGGCGACGACGCCCCTGAGAAGAAGCTGACGCTCTTCGCCCTCCGCCTCGCCGTTCTTGAGAAGGCTGCCAGTGGCCTCGGCGCGTTGGGATTCATCTGGGCCACCGTCGTCCTCCTCGGCGGCTTCGCCATCACTCTGGAACGGAAGGACTTCTGGTGCATCACCGTCATCCTCCTTATCGAAGGCACCCGGATATTCAGCAGGAGCCACGAGCTCGAGTGGCAGCATCAGGCCACCTGGTCCCTCGCCCAGGCCGGCCGGTCCAGCTTCCGCGCCATCAAGTCCAGCTCCCAACTCTTCTTCCATGCGCTCCTGACCATCTTCCGGCCGTTCCCGATCGAAAGCGGGAGAATCGCCGGCGACGTAGGAAAAGTCAGCGAGGCCCCGAGGCGAGGCGTTGCGGCGCGGCGGACATGGCATACCTCCGACGTCCCCCTCCTCCCCTATGCCGGCTGGGTCTTCCTCTCCCGCAATGTCAGCCGACTTCTCTACTGGCTTCAGCTCGTGTCGGCCTCGTCGTGCGTCTCGCTGTCGCTAATGCGCCTCGTCGAGCAGGACTATGGAGTGGTACAGGTCGATGACACCGACAACAAGAAGAACCGGCGGTCGGCGTTGAATATTTTCTACGGCCTGGCCCTCGCCGAGGCTCTGTTTTTCCTTGCTGAAAGggcctacttggagtggaaggTCAGCTACTGCCGACTGCTCGACCAAGTGAGCATGGAGTGCCACCTCGGTGCCTACGGCATGGTGTCGATCAAGAGGTTCTTCTACGATGCCTACTCGAAATGCATCAACGGCAGCATCTTCGATGGGCTCAAGATGGACCTGATCACCTTTGCTGAGGAGCTCCTCGCCTCGAGCTCCCGTGACGAGCAGCTCATCGGGGCACGCATCCTGCTCAAATTCTCGACCAGCCGCCGGTTCGCCGATGCCGCACTCCGCAAGATTGGGACATCCACCCTGGTCATCGAGAGGCTGATTGAGATGCTGAATTGGAAGAATTCAGCTGAGGAGGAGCTCAGGCAGTCGGCTGCGGTCCTTGTCTCGAAGCTTGCTGGGAAGAAGCAGAATGCGCTCCGGGTCGCAGGGATTCCAGGTGCCATGGAGTCCATCTCGTCATTGTTGTACACCGGACTACGTTGCTCCGATGAGGCTGGCCACCGATGCTTTGTTGCCAACCGACCAAACTGCGAAACCTCAGTCTTCAATCTATTGGGTCTGCTGATCCTTAAGAAGCTCGCAAATGATCATGACAATTGCGGGAAGATCGGGCACACTAGAGGCCTGCTAGCTAAGATCATAGACTTCACCGGTGGCGGCAGGAGGCTGGGAAGAAAGGAGGGGGTATCGGAGTCTCAAATTGAAGCAGTGAAGCGGTCGTTGCAGGTGGTGAAAATGCTGGCAAGCACACCTGGGAGCACTGGCAGGGCACTTCGTCATGAGATATCAGAGATAGTTTTCACAGTGAGCAACATCAGAGAAATCTTGCAGTATGGAGAGAACCACATCATGCTTCAGAAGTTGGGAATTGAGATTCTAACAAGCCTGGCGATGGACGAGGAGGCGAGGGAGAGAATTGGGGGCACCGGAGGAATAGTCAAGGAACTGCTGAGGATCTTCTTCAGGACTGGCTTTACTGAGGAGCAGAATTCTGTGAAGGTTGAGGCAGGGGAGGCGCTGGCGATGTTGGCATTGGAGAACAAGCAGAATTGCGACAGGATTCTGAAGGAGGCTGGTGTCATGGAGAGGCTCGTGAGCTCTTTAAGCGACCCGGTGCTTCGGATTCATTCGTCGAGGATTCTAAGGAACTTGTGCAGCTACGCTGGGACCGAATGCTTCTTCCAGCTGAGAGGAGTCACTGCAGGCACTACCATG GTGCTGAAAGTGATTTTGGTGGAAGGGATGGAATTACTGGAGGTATCTCTTGGTCTTGCAGTAGAAATCATCAAACTCATgagtcctgaagaatataatgTGGAACTTGCCAAGGCTGGCATTAAGGAGACAgagttcccagagaagctagtGCAGATATTGAACAAGTATAACTACCCTTCGATTAAGGTCCCGAGAATAAGGAGGTTCGTAATTGAGCTAGCAATATGGATGATGAAATCTGATGGAAGGTATATCAGAATGTTTAGAGATTTAGGCATGGAGAAGGAGCTTAAGCATGTCTTGGAAACCAcatcagagcttgaatgcttcaATGTTTTCTCTGGGAGCGTGGGACTGAGCAGACATAACACAGCCCTCTGCTCTCTTGTAAACATTGCATTAGAGATGATGGGCACAAAATGA